The following DNA comes from Marinomonas maritima.
GTCTCACAACCTATTTTAGATTATTATGTCAACAACAATGCGGGAAGCGACCAGTTTGCCACTTGGCGAAAACAAGCGGCAAACCAAAGAACAGCGAACAGAAGCGGTTACATACAATTAGACGCATTGCCCGACAGAGCCACAGGAAAAGACAGCAAACAACTGCTAATCCAACGCGTTCGTGGTTTTTTAAAACAAAACACCCGCCAAATACTTCAGAAAAAACCGTTACCCAGGGTAAAAAAAGGGCTCTTCTATGAAAGCCCCATCAACACATAAAAACGCTATTAGGATCTATTTACTTACGAGCATTCTTAATCAGCTCATAAGCAGACTGAATTTCCTGAGTTCGCTCTTTCGCTAACTCTATCATTTCTTTTGGTAGCCCTTGCGCACTCAATTTGTCCGGATGATTCTTACTCATCAAACGACGATATGCCTTTTTAATATCCGCATCATTCATATCGGACGTCACCCCCAACGCTTCGTAAGCCGCCTTAAGTAAATCTTTAGATCCCATATTGCCAGAAGAAGAATAACCCTGTCTAAAGTGCGCTTGTTGCTTAACTTGAATATGCAGTGCTTCAAACTCAGCCACCGAAATACCAAGATGCGCGCAAACTTGAGAAACAAACGATTTTTCTTCTACGCTAAAATGACCGTCGGCGTAAGCAGATACAAGCAAAACTTCTAACAACGTCCTCGTCAGATCCCCAGGACCAACAATTTGTTTAAAATTTTCTAAAACCGAAACAAGGTCAAAATTTGCCGACTTTCCCTCATTAAATAACTGTCTAGCTTGATCCTGAGCCTCTGGCGACAGTCGCAGGCGCTGCATAACCGATTGGGCCAATTGAATTTCAGCTTCAGATACTTGCCCATCAGATTTAGCCAAACGCCCCATTAAAAGAAATAATGTGCGAAAAAAAGTCTCTTGCTGTAGACGCACATCCGCACGACTTCGAATACGGCTAAAAGCACCGCCTGTCTGCGCTCTATCGACCACACCACCTACGATAAAGCCTAGTAAGCCGCCTAAAAAACCAGCCAATATATAACCCAAAATTGCGCAAACAATTTTCCACATAAAGATATTTCTCCAGAATCGGTAGCCCCTATGGGCCTGCTTAGATTATCATTTGTCTCATAACGTGGAACCGCCTATGGGCAGCATCCGATTTCGGACAATAAACTTTGATGGCAAGTATACCCTGCATGGTTAAGCATTTACGCACCTACGCCTTATTTTTTCAAAGTCTTTTCATATTGCCACTTGCACAAGCTCAAGTGGACCAATGGGATTGGGCTCCAAAAGAATCCTTGACGGCCGAGCAACAAAAACAGCTCGGTCGCTATTGTCAGGGATCCTATATTAATAGCTGGCAAGCAACAGACATTACAGGCACCAATCTATCGGCTGATCTTATTGTCCGTGACAAGAACGGTGTTATTCATCTTGAAGGTGCCGCTGAAATAAAGCAGCCCCAAACCTCTTTATCAGCCGATAAGATAGAAGGTGTCCCCGATGAATACTACCACGCCAGTGGAAACGTCATTTTACGTAGTGATAGTCAGCTAATTCGTAGCTCAAGTGGCTATATTGACAATAGTGGTAAATCACCGACAGCGTTTAACGACGCTAAATTTCTTAATCACAAATCTGGCGCTCGTGGAGAAGCAAAATTACTCTCTCGATCACAAGATGGCGTAGTATTCATAGAAGAAGGCTTTTTTACAACATGTGAACCAAATAATGAAAGCTGGAAATTATACGGTAGCTCGATTGAACTGAACCCTAACAGCGGCTTCGGTACTGCAAAACATGTACAAATACGTATTGCAGATCTGCCTATTTTCTACTTCCCTTGGTTACGCTTTCCCTTAGATGAGCGTCGTCAAACTGGCTTCTTGTTCCCTAGCTTTGGTTTTTCTGGATCGGACGGTCTAAACATTTCAGCACCGTTTTATTGGAATATCGCCCAGAACTACGACGCGACGATCACGCCGCAATACATCCAAGAAAAAGGCGCAGGGATCGACTTAGAGCTTCGACATTTAAGCCCTTACGGACAAACGACATACGAGCAATCTTCTTTTTCAGACAACGATGAAGGCGAACAAACGTTAATAAAACTAACGTCTACTCAAAAGTTTAATCAACACTTCAGCGCAGGGCTAACCGCCGAAGGTAATCCGACAGAGGACAAATACCCAGAGGCAAACAGCACGTCAATTGGTGAAAAAGACAACTATGAACGCAGCGCTTACTTTGGCTTCAATAATGGCAACTTTCTCAATAAAATTACGTATTTAACCTACCAAACTCCAGACACTGCAAATGATAAACCGTTCGAATGGCTGCCACGTCTAAGCAGCTCCTATCGTATCGCAAGCTCTTATTTAGATTACAAAATTAACGCTCAATACACAGATTTTTACGATCCTGCTGAAGATAATTTTGATGGCCAACGAACGGCTATCAATCAAGACGCAGAACTTAGTTTCAGTAATGCGTGGGGAAGCTTAAGCCCTGGCGTTTTAGTTCAGTATCGTGACTATAGCCTTCACAACTATACGACAGATTCAGAAAGTGATACTTCTATTACCCATCTCACCAGTTATATTGATTCATCGATACAGCTAGAACGTCGCTTAATCCTCAATGGTGACTCATGGCGTCAAACATTAGAGCCTCGTTTAAGTTACTTACATTCGCCGTTTAAAGACCAAGATATTATTCCAAATTTTGATGCCAGTAACACGACAACGACCTATTCACAGGCATTTAGTCACACTCGCTTCGGTGGAAATGATCGAATTGGCGACACAGAACAAATTACCCTTGGTGTAGAAAGTCGTCTGTATGATGCAAGCAATAGTGAAAGATGGGCATTTAAGGCAGGACAGATCTTCTATTTAGAAGACCGCTATGTTGGGATTAATAATGACACAGATAAAAATACGGCTGTTGACGACTCAAAACGAAGTGATCTGCTAACATCCGCAAGCTACAATGGTAATCGTTACAGCCTAACAGGTAATTTGAATTACAACCTAGACGATAGCGAAGTAAACTTAGTCCAACTGGTCGCAACATTAGAACCTGTTGATGATATAAAAATTAACCTAAGTTATTTGTACACGATCAACAATTCAGATTCAGATGACGATGCAAAACAAGCCAGTATTGGAAGTATTTTTCCACTCAACCAAAACTGGTCCATGTTTACTCAATATACCTATGATTTCTTGAAACAAGATTCCATCAAAGAAATCGCTGGTTTAGGCTATGAAAACTGCTGTATCAAGGTCTCATTAAGCTATCAAGATTGGCTCAATGATGACGAAAAATTTGATAGAGGCGTCTTTTTACAATTCACGTTACGTGGTTTAAGTACTGCTGGCAGCGCTAACAGCGAATCCAGTGTTGCTGACACCTACTGGAACCAAGGACAAGTTGGATATTAACCATGAAGTTGTTTTCTTTTTTCTCTCTTATACTATTTGCATTCACACCGCTGCAAACCCTGCACGCTGAACCAACTAAAATTGATGGTATTTCGGCAATTGTTGACTCCAAACCTATTCTAGAAAGCGACATTCAAAACCGTTTTCAGATTGTTAAAGAACGCGTTCCTGGTGGCGTCATGACGGACAACATCCATCGTCAGATTCAAAATCAAATGATCGATGAAGTATTGCAGGTAAATCATGCTCGTAAAGTCGGCATGCGAGCACCGAGCTCAGACGTAGACAATGCCATTCTTGGCGTTGCCAAAAATATGAATTTAGATTTGCAAGGTCTAAAAAACGTTCTTGAGAGTAAAGGCATTAATTATGCGCGCTACCGTGAGCAAATTGAGCAAGAAATTCTAATCAATAACATCAAGCGAGAAATTGTTAAAAAACGCATCGTTATTTCAGCACAAGAAATTGACGACTACCTCAGTTCCGATACGAGCATCACCAAAGAAAAAGATCAGGTGCATCTTCGCCATTTACTGATTCGAGCCAGCAATTTAGAACAAGCTGAAGCTAAAATGAAAAACATTGCTCAGAATATCAACTCAGAGAATGACTTTATTCAGCAAGCGATTGAGAATTCAGACGGTCAGTTTGCCATCGAAGGTGGAGACTTGGGCTGGCGCCCATTGAATCAGTTACCACCCTTGTTTGTTCGAGCCATGGAAGCGGAAAAAGGCCCTCTCATTGGCCCACTACAAAGTAATGCAGGCTTCCATTTACTCTGGCTTATCGAGAAACGTTCGCCTGATATCACGTTGCAACAGCAAACGAAGACACGCCATATATTAGTCCGCTCTAACGAAATCCGAGATATGGCACAAACCGAGCTACTGGCTAACGAAGTGTATACAAAATTAACCAATGGCGCAGATTTTGCTCAAGTTGCCAAAGAGCAAAGTGAAGATCAAGGTTCAACACTGCAAGGCGGAGATTTAGGTTGGGTTACGCCTGGCACTATGGTGCCTGAGTTTGAAGATGTCATGAAAAAAACCAACATCGGAGACATCAGCAAACCTTTCCGTACACAGTTTGGCTGGCATATTTTGCAAGTTGAAGGCCGTCGAGAAGCGGATATCAGTGATAAAGTAAAACGCAGCAACGCTGAACGCGCCTTAACTGCACAAAAACAAGACATCATCCTAGGTAACTGGCTTGATGAATTGCGTGCTGACGCTTTTATTGATATCAAAAAATAAGAGACAAACTAATGGCAAATGATACGACAGAATCGCTTCCCATTATTGCGATTACCTCTGGAGAACCCGCAGGTATCGGCCCGGATATTATTTTAAGTGCCCTAAACGAGCAGACCTTTCTTGCTCGTTTAGTTGTGCTCGCAGATCCCGAGCTGCTCAAAGACAGAGCGAACACGTTAGGTATCACTGTAAACATCCAGACACTGAGACACTCAGAAGACGTGGCAGCGCACAAACAAGGTGTTATCAGTGTTTTACCGGTGACGCTGGCTAAAAAAACCAACGCAGGTATTCTTGATGTTGCCAATTCACCTTATGTACTAGAAACACTCAAACAAGCAGGTGAAGGCTGCCTTCAGCAAAGATTTGACGCCATCGTGACCCCCCCCGTGCACAAGGGTATTTTGTGTGAAACGGGTGTCCATTTTTCAGGCCATACCGAATTTTTTCAAGCGCAATGTCGCTCTCCTCACGTTGTTATGATGTTAGCAACAGAGGCCATGAAAGTGGCGTTAGTGACAACTCATCTCCCATTAAAAGAAGTGTCAGCCGCCATTACAGAACAAAGCATCAGTCTTGTTGTGAAAGCGCTCAACAAAGATCTACAAGAAAAATTTGGCATAGCTCGCCCTAAAATTTTAGTCTGTGGATTAAATCCGCACGCAGGGGAAGATGGTCATCTGGGCAGAGAGGAAATTGACACAATTATTCCAACGCTCAACAAACTCCGCCAAACAGGCTTAAACTTAATAGGCCCGCTGCCTGCTGATACCTTGTTTACGCCAAAATATCTCGATGAGGCGGATTGCGTCTTAGCCATGTATCACGATCAAGGTTTACCTGTGTTAAAATACTCAGGCTTTGGTAACGCCGTAAATATTACCTTAGGCTTACCCATTATTCGAACATCCGTCGACCACGGCACAGCAATTGATTTAGCTGGCACAGGCAAGGCAAGCAACGGCAGCCTTAAAGTGGCCATTCAACATGCTATTAACATGGCAAATAACGCGAAAAAGTTTTCTAAATGAGCAAACAACAACCCCATAAAGCCAGAAAAAGATTTGGCCAAAATTTCCTTCATGATCACGGTGTCATCCGTCACATTGTGGCTTGTATCGGCCCAAAAAAAGGACAACGCCTGGTTGAAATTGGTCCTGGAAAAGGCGCATTAACAGAAGGCATTATCAGCGTCACTGAGCGCATGGATGTGGTTGAGCTTGACCGTGATCTCATTCCCATTCTAAAAGTGAATTTATTCCGCTTTCCAGAACTTACTGTTCATGAAGCGGATGCAATGAAGTTTGACTTCACATCACTTCGAACAGAAGAACAAGCTATTCGTGTCGTTGGCAATTTGCCATACAACATTTCGACGCCGCTTATTTTTCATCTACTAAGCCAAGTAAGTGCCATCGAAGACATGCACTTCATGCTTCAAAAAGAAGTCGTCGATCGTTTAGCCGCTCGTCCAGGCGACAGCCTTTATGGTCGCTTGAGTGTCATGGCTCAATATTATTGCAGCGTCGAATCTCTCTTTATTGTTGGGCCTGAATCATTCGACCCAGCACCTAAGGTAGACTCAGCGATTGTAAGAATGACACCCCACAAGATCCTTCCTCATCCTGTTAATGACATCAAAAAGCTGGAAGACACGGTCAGAATAGGCTTTCAGCAACGTCGAAAAACCCTACGTAATAACTATAAGGGTGTACTGGACAATGACGATTTCGCTGCATTAAATATTGACCCAACGCTTCGCCCAGAACGATTGGATGTAGAAGACTTTGTACGCATCACCAACTACATACTAAAAAAGGAAGGGTAAATGCAAAAGTATGACGTCGTCGTTTCTGTTCGGACCGAATACTTAGCAAGCCAATCTACACCGGCTGAGTCACGCTATGTATTTGCTTACCATATTTCTATCACTAACTGCGGAACAGAGTCAGCCAAATTGCAGACACGGCATTGGATAATCACCGATGGCAACGAACAAGTGCAAGAAGTAAAAGGCAGCGGTGTCATTGGCGAATATCCACACTTAGAACCTGGTGAATCCTTTCACTACACCAGCGGTACCGTAATGGAAACCGTGGTTGGCAGCATGCAAGGCAGCTACCAGTTTTTAGCCGATGACGGCACCGGTTTTGAAGCACCCGTTCGTCCGTTCACTCTATTCGTTCCAAATAAGGTGCACTGAAAAAATTATGGCAACCTATGTGATTGGTGATTTGCAGGGCTGCTTAACACCTTTAATGCAGCTTTTAGAACATATCCAATATCGTGCAGAACAAGACCAACTTTGGTTTGCTGGTGATCTTATTAACCGAGGACCGGAGTCTCTTGAAACGCTACGCTTTATCAAGTCGCTAGGCCACAATACGAAAGTGGTGTTGGGCAACCATGACCTGCATTTATTGGCGGTTTCATATGGTCATGGCAAACTAAAACGAGGCGACACACTTGCAGAAATCCTAACAGCGGGAGATCGTGACGACTTAATGGATTGGCTTCGCCAACAACCTTTGTGCCATTACGACGAGCAACTCAACACCGTCATGACACATGCTGGCATTCCACCTTGTTGGGATTTAAAAAAAACACAAACACTCGCCAAAGAGGTCGAGGACAAACTTCGATCCGACACGGTTGATGATTTTTTTGCCACCATGTACGGTAATAAGCCGAATCAATGGGATGACAAACTCACTGGCACAGATCGCCTTCGAACGATTACAAATTATCTAACTCGCATGCGGTTTTGTGATGAAAACAGCAAACTTGACTTAGAATCTAAAGAAGGCATAAGTACCGCATCAAAAGGCTATGCCGCTTGGTTTAATTACCCCACTAAAGTTCCTAGTGATTGCCATATCGTTTTTGGACATTGGGCCGCCCTAGAAGGAAAGACCCAGCAGGAACATGTTCATGCACTAGACACTGGCTGTGTTTGGGGAGGAAGCTTAACCGCTTTACGCCTAGAAGACAGACAACGCTTTAGTACACCTTGCACAATAAACCGGAAAAATTCATGACTTACACTTGTATCGACATCTCAGACGCCCTACCGATCATTGAAAATAATGGCGCTATTGTAGACATTCGTGATTTGGTTAGCTTTGAAACGAGCCATATGACCAACGCTATCAGCTTAACCAACGACAACGTACAAAGCTTTATTGATAGTGCCGAAAAAAGCCAGCCCATTATTGTTTGTTGCTATCACGGTAACAGCAGTAAGGGAGCAGCAGAATACCTTGCATCGCAAGGTTTCAAAGAAGTCTATTCCTTAAACGGAGGCTTCAGTCAGTGGAGCGCTATGTTCCCAGAGCAGTGCGAAACAGGCAACTAGAACACCATGACAACCCCCTACCAAGTCTACCTCGTTGGTGGCGCCGTTAGAGACGCCCTACTTGGACTGCCTGTTGTCGACCACGACTGGGTCGTCACAGGCGCCACACCAGAACACCTTGAGCAGGAAGGTTATCAGCAGGTTGGCAAGCAGTTCCCCGTCTTCCTACACCCTAGAAGCAAAGAAGAATACGCCCTTGCTCGCAAAGAAAAAAAGCAAGGCGAAGGCTATACTGGTTTTATCTGTGACTTTGCTCCCGATATTCGCTTAGAAGAAGATCTAGAACGTCGAGATCTGACCATCAATGCAATAGCGCAGGACCAAGATGGTAACCTAATAGACCCATTCAATGGGCAGCAGGACTTACATGACCGAGTATTTCGTCATGTCTCGGATGCCTTTGTAGAAGACCCGCTGCGCGTATTAAGGGTCGCTCGTTTCGCCGCTCGCTTTCACCATTTTGGCTTTAAAATCGCGCCTGAAACCCTATCCTTGATGAAAACCATCAGTGCATCTGGAGAACTTTCCGCATTAAGCGCGGAACGTATTTGGAAGGAACTTGAAAAAGCGTTAAACACTCAGCATGCCGATGTGTTTTTTAGCGTTCTAAAAGAAGCGAACGCGCTCGACAGACTTTTTCCAGGGTTTATTTGGAAGGACAATCAGGCCATCGTTGATAGCCTGAATTACGCAGAGTTCACGCCCGCTCAACGCTGGGCCATTCTTGGAAAGCACACCCCACTCACGGAACTAAGTCAATTACACCAACGCATCCGCTGCCCGAATCAGTTCAAAATTCTTGCCGAGCAAGTACGTGCTTTTATTGAAAATCAGCGCATCCCGATGAACGCGGAGCATTGGGAAAGCTGGCTCATGTCAGTGAATGCCATCAAAAAACCTCAACCATTCTTATTATTAACTGACGTTTTAAGTGAACTAACCAATAGTAAACCAGAAGACTGGCAAGCTCTTCGCGAAACGATTGCGATCATCAATGCAGCCAGCTTGATGAAACAAGGCTTTGATGGGGCTGAGCTTGGTCTAGCCCTAAAAAGAGCCAGAATCGACGCGCTGGATAAAAAACTCTCACCCTTTATCAATTAAAAGTCCGTTACTAATAAGTAACGGCGGATTTTCTGTGTATTTTCACACCAACAGATTGAGCGGCAGTAACAGCACCCGGCTTGCGCAGAGTCAAGGTAACCGCATTCAGCTTAAACTGCCCTATCAAGTCGCCGACTAAATGCTCAGCCAAGGTTTCAATGAGCTCGAACTGGCGCTCAGCACAAAACGCTAAAATGAAATTCGAAATAGCTTCATAATCCAACGTTTTAGCAAGGTCATCGGTCTCTGCAGGTACTCGATTGTCGTGCTCCATCTCCAGATCAAACAACAAATCCTGTTGAATCTTTTTTTCCCAATCGTAAACACCAATAACAGCTTGAGCTTTCAGCCCCTCAATAAACACCAAGTCTTTCATATTAAGATTCCTTCAAGGGGGGTAATTCAGATAAAGGCCAGCGAGCACGAATAGACAAACTAAGCTCGGACGATTGTCCATTTGCCAAACGCTGAGCACCCGCATAAGCAATCATAGCGCCATTATCGGTGCAGAACTCTGGTCGAGCATAAAACACACTCGCTTTGATTTTTCTCAGCTGACTTTCTAGCTGCTCACGCAAACGCTGATTCGCACTCACGCCACCGGCGATAATTAACCGTTTCAACCCTTCTGCCTCTAGTGCGCGACGACACTTAATCACTAAGGTATCGACCACAGCGGTTTCAAACGCTAACGCAGCGTCCGCTTTAAATTGCTCATCACAGCGATCATCATCTAATGCAGCGTGCACTGCCGTTAAAAAAGCGGTTTTCAAACCACTAAAACTAAAGTCTAAACCAGGGCGATCTGTCATTGGACGCGGGAATTTAAGACCTGATTTAGGATTACCCTGTTTTGCTAATGCAGCAATTTGCGGCCCACCTGGATACGGCAAGCCAATCATTTTGGCGGCCTTATCAAACGCTTCGCCGGCGGCATCATCTAATGACTGACCCAAAAGACGATACTCACCAATACCATCCACTCGGACTAACTGGGTATGACCGCCAGAAACCAACAATGCAATAAAAGGCATCTCAGGTTGTGACTCTTCAAGCATAGGCGCTAAAAGATGTCCTTCCATATGATGCACGCCCAACGCAGGAATCCCCAACGCATAAGCTAATGAATGACCAATGGTCGCGCCCGCCATTAATGCTCCGACCAAACCAGGGCCACTGGTATAAGCGATTGCATCGAGCTCCGCTTTTTTCATACCGGCTTCTTGTAGCACCTCATCGATCAGTGGCAATGTTTTACGCACAT
Coding sequences within:
- a CDS encoding LPS-assembly protein LptD: MVKHLRTYALFFQSLFILPLAQAQVDQWDWAPKESLTAEQQKQLGRYCQGSYINSWQATDITGTNLSADLIVRDKNGVIHLEGAAEIKQPQTSLSADKIEGVPDEYYHASGNVILRSDSQLIRSSSGYIDNSGKSPTAFNDAKFLNHKSGARGEAKLLSRSQDGVVFIEEGFFTTCEPNNESWKLYGSSIELNPNSGFGTAKHVQIRIADLPIFYFPWLRFPLDERRQTGFLFPSFGFSGSDGLNISAPFYWNIAQNYDATITPQYIQEKGAGIDLELRHLSPYGQTTYEQSSFSDNDEGEQTLIKLTSTQKFNQHFSAGLTAEGNPTEDKYPEANSTSIGEKDNYERSAYFGFNNGNFLNKITYLTYQTPDTANDKPFEWLPRLSSSYRIASSYLDYKINAQYTDFYDPAEDNFDGQRTAINQDAELSFSNAWGSLSPGVLVQYRDYSLHNYTTDSESDTSITHLTSYIDSSIQLERRLILNGDSWRQTLEPRLSYLHSPFKDQDIIPNFDASNTTTTYSQAFSHTRFGGNDRIGDTEQITLGVESRLYDASNSERWAFKAGQIFYLEDRYVGINNDTDKNTAVDDSKRSDLLTSASYNGNRYSLTGNLNYNLDDSEVNLVQLVATLEPVDDIKINLSYLYTINNSDSDDDAKQASIGSIFPLNQNWSMFTQYTYDFLKQDSIKEIAGLGYENCCIKVSLSYQDWLNDDEKFDRGVFLQFTLRGLSTAGSANSESSVADTYWNQGQVGY
- the pdxA gene encoding 4-hydroxythreonine-4-phosphate dehydrogenase PdxA, whose amino-acid sequence is MANDTTESLPIIAITSGEPAGIGPDIILSALNEQTFLARLVVLADPELLKDRANTLGITVNIQTLRHSEDVAAHKQGVISVLPVTLAKKTNAGILDVANSPYVLETLKQAGEGCLQQRFDAIVTPPVHKGILCETGVHFSGHTEFFQAQCRSPHVVMMLATEAMKVALVTTHLPLKEVSAAITEQSISLVVKALNKDLQEKFGIARPKILVCGLNPHAGEDGHLGREEIDTIIPTLNKLRQTGLNLIGPLPADTLFTPKYLDEADCVLAMYHDQGLPVLKYSGFGNAVNITLGLPIIRTSVDHGTAIDLAGTGKASNGSLKVAIQHAINMANNAKKFSK
- a CDS encoding tRNA nucleotidyltransferase, whose product is MTTPYQVYLVGGAVRDALLGLPVVDHDWVVTGATPEHLEQEGYQQVGKQFPVFLHPRSKEEYALARKEKKQGEGYTGFICDFAPDIRLEEDLERRDLTINAIAQDQDGNLIDPFNGQQDLHDRVFRHVSDAFVEDPLRVLRVARFAARFHHFGFKIAPETLSLMKTISASGELSALSAERIWKELEKALNTQHADVFFSVLKEANALDRLFPGFIWKDNQAIVDSLNYAEFTPAQRWAILGKHTPLTELSQLHQRIRCPNQFKILAEQVRAFIENQRIPMNAEHWESWLMSVNAIKKPQPFLLLTDVLSELTNSKPEDWQALRETIAIINAASLMKQGFDGAELGLALKRARIDALDKKLSPFIN
- the folB gene encoding dihydroneopterin aldolase, with protein sequence MKDLVFIEGLKAQAVIGVYDWEKKIQQDLLFDLEMEHDNRVPAETDDLAKTLDYEAISNFILAFCAERQFELIETLAEHLVGDLIGQFKLNAVTLTLRKPGAVTAAQSVGVKIHRKSAVTY
- the djlA gene encoding co-chaperone DjlA → MWKIVCAILGYILAGFLGGLLGFIVGGVVDRAQTGGAFSRIRSRADVRLQQETFFRTLFLLMGRLAKSDGQVSEAEIQLAQSVMQRLRLSPEAQDQARQLFNEGKSANFDLVSVLENFKQIVGPGDLTRTLLEVLLVSAYADGHFSVEEKSFVSQVCAHLGISVAEFEALHIQVKQQAHFRQGYSSSGNMGSKDLLKAAYEALGVTSDMNDADIKKAYRRLMSKNHPDKLSAQGLPKEMIELAKERTQEIQSAYELIKNARK
- a CDS encoding symmetrical bis(5'-nucleosyl)-tetraphosphatase, producing the protein MATYVIGDLQGCLTPLMQLLEHIQYRAEQDQLWFAGDLINRGPESLETLRFIKSLGHNTKVVLGNHDLHLLAVSYGHGKLKRGDTLAEILTAGDRDDLMDWLRQQPLCHYDEQLNTVMTHAGIPPCWDLKKTQTLAKEVEDKLRSDTVDDFFATMYGNKPNQWDDKLTGTDRLRTITNYLTRMRFCDENSKLDLESKEGISTASKGYAAWFNYPTKVPSDCHIVFGHWAALEGKTQQEHVHALDTGCVWGGSLTALRLEDRQRFSTPCTINRKNS
- a CDS encoding peptidylprolyl isomerase, with amino-acid sequence MKLFSFFSLILFAFTPLQTLHAEPTKIDGISAIVDSKPILESDIQNRFQIVKERVPGGVMTDNIHRQIQNQMIDEVLQVNHARKVGMRAPSSDVDNAILGVAKNMNLDLQGLKNVLESKGINYARYREQIEQEILINNIKREIVKKRIVISAQEIDDYLSSDTSITKEKDQVHLRHLLIRASNLEQAEAKMKNIAQNINSENDFIQQAIENSDGQFAIEGGDLGWRPLNQLPPLFVRAMEAEKGPLIGPLQSNAGFHLLWLIEKRSPDITLQQQTKTRHILVRSNEIRDMAQTELLANEVYTKLTNGADFAQVAKEQSEDQGSTLQGGDLGWVTPGTMVPEFEDVMKKTNIGDISKPFRTQFGWHILQVEGRREADISDKVKRSNAERALTAQKQDIILGNWLDELRADAFIDIKK
- the rsmA gene encoding 16S rRNA (adenine(1518)-N(6)/adenine(1519)-N(6))-dimethyltransferase RsmA, giving the protein MSKQQPHKARKRFGQNFLHDHGVIRHIVACIGPKKGQRLVEIGPGKGALTEGIISVTERMDVVELDRDLIPILKVNLFRFPELTVHEADAMKFDFTSLRTEEQAIRVVGNLPYNISTPLIFHLLSQVSAIEDMHFMLQKEVVDRLAARPGDSLYGRLSVMAQYYCSVESLFIVGPESFDPAPKVDSAIVRMTPHKILPHPVNDIKKLEDTVRIGFQQRRKTLRNNYKGVLDNDDFAALNIDPTLRPERLDVEDFVRITNYILKKEG
- the apaG gene encoding Co2+/Mg2+ efflux protein ApaG; protein product: MQKYDVVVSVRTEYLASQSTPAESRYVFAYHISITNCGTESAKLQTRHWIITDGNEQVQEVKGSGVIGEYPHLEPGESFHYTSGTVMETVVGSMQGSYQFLADDGTGFEAPVRPFTLFVPNKVH
- the tsaD gene encoding tRNA (adenosine(37)-N6)-threonylcarbamoyltransferase complex transferase subunit TsaD; its protein translation is MKVLGLETSCDETGIAIYDTKKGLLAHKIYSQIAQHAEYGGVVPELASRDHVRKTLPLIDEVLQEAGMKKAELDAIAYTSGPGLVGALMAGATIGHSLAYALGIPALGVHHMEGHLLAPMLEESQPEMPFIALLVSGGHTQLVRVDGIGEYRLLGQSLDDAAGEAFDKAAKMIGLPYPGGPQIAALAKQGNPKSGLKFPRPMTDRPGLDFSFSGLKTAFLTAVHAALDDDRCDEQFKADAALAFETAVVDTLVIKCRRALEAEGLKRLIIAGGVSANQRLREQLESQLRKIKASVFYARPEFCTDNGAMIAYAGAQRLANGQSSELSLSIRARWPLSELPPLKES
- the glpE gene encoding thiosulfate sulfurtransferase GlpE produces the protein MTYTCIDISDALPIIENNGAIVDIRDLVSFETSHMTNAISLTNDNVQSFIDSAEKSQPIIVCCYHGNSSKGAAEYLASQGFKEVYSLNGGFSQWSAMFPEQCETGN